The DNA sequence TTAATGTTAAACACATTCTTTAGTCCTAATATCGCAATGGGACTGTTCACATCTGAAAGCTGTGTGGGACTGGGGCATAAGAGTTAGGTCCAAGATATGTTGAAATCACTGAAAATCTGTTTCCTAATTGCAGTGGGCTTTGAATGTATATTTCTAAATTTTATATTCAAGAAGAGTTTTTGGTATCTGATACTATTTAAAACAGACTGGATTTAATGACTGGGCTTCTTTCATTGCAGCTCAGTGACTTTATACCTAAACTGCATCATGATCTAACAATACCAGAGTCAGCTGTAACCAATGTAGCTTGTTTTGTTAGTTATTCAGGTTACTGAAAGTGTACCAAAATGCAAATGTATCATTAAGCAGGACAAATAGCCAGATTCCGTGTAGTGCCTAGGTTAACTCGTTCACAGCTAAATCAGCTAGCATGGGTGTCACTACATTCCAGTGAAAGCAGTTTTATGATGACAACAGAGACATCTCCCAAAGAATAAGGCAGTTTTTGTCCTGTTGTACTAAGCCTGTGAAATATGAAATGATGCATTCTTTGAGATAAACATTGGATGTCAGTGTTGCACCAGCAAATTACAGCTCCAAAGAAACAGTGAAAGAGTCCAATACTATAGTTAGGGTTATAAATAGGGCTGAATGATTCCATGGCCACTGTAGTATTTGTTGGTACTAAAGGCAGGGTATGTTGAGGTCTAGGAACGAAATCTCATGTATCAGGCCATTACAGAAGCCAGAAAAGCATTAATCTCCATACACACCATCAAAAAATGGGTAATACTGGCAGTGGCTTCTAGTGGAGACAGGGAAGTGGACTCCATTACTTAATGGTGCAGTCTACCAGATCTTATATTCATCATCTTATTTTCCTGGTTTTGGCTAAGAATGAACGTAACTGTTTTGATTCTGACATTGAGGTATTATAGTATAATATTTAGATTTCATTAAGATCCATTAAGAGTCTCTTAAAAATTAGGCCTCACAAAATACCAGCAAGCAATATATTCTTCCTAACTACTGAGAAAATGCCCACCAAGTGTCAAGCTGTTAATAGCAGGGAGCAAGCCGTGTGTAAATTActacagattcacagaatggagTTACAATTTATACCACCTGAAATCTACCATAAGACACATTCCAGTTTCATGTATGCGTAAttcctccagcttcccctacagtACATGACTTTGTAGGCACATGTGGAAAGTACCTATTCTCTAGCAATCATTGCTCtagccaaaaatatatatatttctctttggaaaaataaaacctcaTCATGGCAGCCTGAATTACTGAATGCGTatgtttatttaaacaaatataagCAGGGTATTTAATGAAGCTTTACTACAAGCTAATCATGAACCATTTATATTAAAATTGCTACATTATCCACTCAGAGGCTTCAGTTAGATTGCTGGGTTCCAAAGAATCTTCAGTTTTGTTACTTTTCATCTCCAACTATTAGTCATTCCTTAACTAATAGAAGAAATGGAAAGATTCTGCAAAAAGTCTGCTCTGAAACTGGGGGAGAATATTGGAGCAGAGTAGAACCCCTACAGCAGCAAGGATTTTGATGCAAGAGTAGGCTTTTTTGGAGCTATTAATATAGCCCTGCATTTGTACTGCTCAGTGCAGAGCCAGCTGAATCCCAAGGCAGAGAAATCTGCACCTTCTTTACACGTCATTCCTTCATAACTTTGGTTTGGCTTCCTCCAGGTCATAGCATATTTAAATTCAGCCTATTGTGGCAAGGCATTGCAATAGAGAGAGAATAAATACGTTTTCTCTCAGACTGCCTTGTGTTATAATTGatggaatttaaataaataaaaccagtaGAGTTGAAggatgtaattcagtgcagattAACTTTAGTGGGGATGGTGTCTTTTGGCTGGGTCTTACTTTGCCACCTACCACGTTATTTCAGCGCACTCATCTTTCCTATCTGCCTTTGCTTTTCGGACTGTAATATAAATTTTCATAGGAAATTGTCAAGGATGGCAGAATGGCTCTTTCGTATGCACAAACAAGTATCAGTTGAAGTGcataatgaaatatttccagtGCCATTTTTACTGATGTGAACTCATTGCAACTTCTgttgctttacagcagattaataTTGTGATGTGTACTGATTTTAAAGTTTGGATGAATGAGCATTTATTGTTCAGTATTCAAGGAACAAGCTTTTATTCACTGAATGACTGGCATATTTATTTGTCACAATCAAAAGCACCTAACcaaattttaaacacatttccttTTCTATACAGTGATTCCATAAAGTTAAATGatccaaaacaattaaaaatacacaatatatagtggattttttttaagtagattCCCTCTCATTTCCATTCACACAGATGTCCTCAATGCAAAGCATTTTTGAGTCTATTAGCCATCAGCTGCTCATGCTCCTTTTTACATGGGGTTTTATGAGCCTCAAATGATTAGGGTTTCTTTGTCCAACAGAGTTTGTGCTGTAGGGGATTGTGTGTCAACAGACAAATAATAATgcattaaataatgaaaattttaGCACACATAATTAGAGGAATAGAGAATGTCTTACTTCACTTGGCGACTTTCAGTAAAAGTTATAACTGAACTACCTGCGTGAATAATCAGCCACCAGTTCAAGTGAGGGAATCACAGCTTCAGTGTGAATCACCAAAACTTTTGTACAGACTGTAGTACTCTAATTTACATTgaataatacattaaaattagTGAGGCTGTTGAGGTTGTTAGAGTGCTCATGATGAGGAAACATATAATGATCTAACCATTTCTCTTACATCATTGCAGCCGACAGAATGACCTGTAACAGTAAGAATTACACCTGGAAGAGAACATTTTCTGCCTTAATTTCTTAACATTAAGACAAAGTATATACCCATATGGTAGTGGTGGACTATAATGGAAGTGCTTAAACTGAAATAGAGTATTATATCAAAAATGCAACAAGCAAAACTTGAGTATATCATATTCATTGTGAATTGTTAAGCCAGTGTGtggtttcgttttttttttttttctgaaataagacaTTTACTCCAGAGGGCTACGGCTGCAGTATATGTTATCtcaaaccattttttttaagGCGGGAGGAAGAGTTGAAAGGGAAGAATAAGTTACTGATGTGGCAGTATTCTCCACAGagatttactttgtttttctctagtaaataagctagaaaaaaataaaagccacacCAATACCCTAGTTTTGCACTGCAACAAtattagaaaaacagatttaGTACTTGCTGTCAATAGAACCCAGAACAAAGAAGATAAGAACCTTTATCCTACTATTAGGAAACTGAGGATGCAGTTTCTCTGCTCTCACCTTGAAAGTCTAGTAGTAAAGCCTAGAACAGAGACAATGTCTTCTGAATGCCTCCTCAAAGTACTATGTAGTCTCCTTCCAATTGCACAGGCTCTCAATACCTTCAAGTTTAGATCAGCGTTAAGGATGTTTCTTTATTGATATAATTGATTCTGAGGTATATAAAGACgattacattttttctttgttactttATTTGTGTTTTGACaggcaatgaaaatgaaaactgtttattttgttgCTGGGCTGCTTTTAATGATAGTTCAAGGCAGCTGGCAAAATCCTCTTCAGGATACAGAGGAGAAATCAAGGTAAATACTTTAGATCAAACTTCTACAAACTCTTGGTGTGAAGTTTGTTTTCTTATCATTCAAAGCAAAGCACACTATGACATAATGTTATACTTTTTTATACTGTTATACAGTACTTAACCTACCACTGGAATTGGCAAAAGTTTTTGATATTGTGAGGTACAGCCCAGAAGTTTTTGGTTATCTCAAGCAATAGCTGACTTGGTTATCCAAGAAGAGCTTGTAATTGTGCAGTATCCAGTCTGCTATATTGATTCATTTTACCAGCCAGCTAATGATCACTAATAGGCCATTTGTTCTTACCTTGTCtgaataaaaaattatattttgaaaggaaagtcAGTGTAGAATGTTCTGTAGCTAGTACCATTTAACAAGTTGTAAATTTTTCATAGATCATACAAAGCTTCCCAGTCTGAACCGTTAGATGAATCTAGACAACTGAATGAAGTGAAACGTCATTCACAAGGCACATTCACCAGTGACTATAGCAAGTACTTGGACACTAGACGAGCTCAGGATTTTGTGCAATGGTTAATGAGTACTAAAAGAAATGGGTAAGCATTTTGATTATCTTGCTATAAATCTCCATATAGAGAAAACAGCCAAAAATCTAGTATCTGACTGAATTCAGTTTGCTTGATTTCTGCTTCCAATTGCTGAACCACATATAATCCTCAAATGAGTAGAATATGAATTATTTATATATAGTGTTAATGTGTTATTAGAAATGTGGATATCTGCAAAATCAGTCAAAAGAATTTGGATAAATCAAGTGCAGTATCAGTATATTATTTGATATGCCTTCTATCATGAGACTGTACCTCAGCCTGATTGAGACTATTGTCTCAGTGAATGAAACTCAATAGGaataatatatgtaaatacaagATAAAGGTCTAGGCTGCTGGACGTTAATAAAACTTTTTTATCTACAGCTAATCTAATCCTGAAGTTTCATTTGTGAAAAGGGAGCTAAGATTTAAGCTTTGTTGGCTGCTGGATAGTTTACTGGTTTCACAAGTATACTGTTAAGATATGAGCGAGCATGTTTTTTGAAGATATGCTTTGCTTAAACACAAGCTACCAAGCTGTGAACAGCTGAGGTGTAATTGCTGGTAATTTTATGCCCTGTGCTATGGAGAAGATCTGTCCACAGAATCCATTCATCTATTATGTTAATGCTTTTAAATCCCAgtgaaaaatcttaaaatgtaaACTAACAATTTCTGGATATTGTTAGCCCAAAACTATATGTAATATTCATCTTTCAGTCGTGGTTGTTTATAATGATATTGAAATAATATCCAGTAGAATATTATCATCTCATGTATCCTTCACAATGCATTGATAATAACGATCTAATGATTGTGGAATTCTGCTACAGACAACAAGGACAGGAGGACAAAGAAAATGACGAATTCCCGGACCAGCTCTCAAGGTATTCTAATTGCTAGACTTGTAACTCGGAAAAGATTCAAGCTAGTTTCTgttaagcaagaaagaaaatagctagTGTTCTTTACAGTGGTATCATTATCCAAGCAGTATCTGTCAAAATAAATTATCCTGCACCTACTTTTTGCAAGCAAAGTAAATATCTCTATGTTATTTATTCCTGCAACGGTATTCTATAGCCACGTGCAACTTGATTTCCAAAATGGCTTCACAGAATGCAACAGGCTGAGAACAATAAATTTCAGGAGAGGACATTTTAAGTAATAAAGAAGTGGAGAGAacaagataaaaaggaaaagttgGTACAGAAGaaggttgaagaaaaaaaaagtcattatgttGAGGGAAAGAAAACTAGTAAGAAGACTCTAATGAAGGGAAAATGGCCAGGCACCAAGATGGGGAGAACAGAGAAAAGATGATCCAATGCTCAGTCCTCAGCGCTCGATCCTATTTTATATAAATTGTTCATAAtagaaaaggaaatggagaacACAAAAGCTGCTGGAGGCCAAAATTTTGTTTCCTGAcagtgttttggggaggagaTGAGAGGTTGGAAATTTggaacaagcaaagcaaaaatccACTGAGTGGTTTTGCAAAATAGATTGAAATACCTATATTCATTCTTCCTTTTGTCAGAAATACCAAAGAGGGCAACCTGGATCACAAAGATCGTTCTGTTCAAAACAGTGTCAAAATCAATACCAAATATGTGAAAAATTTCAGCTTCAATGAAATAGCATATCTCAACAAAACTAACATTTCATCAAAAATGTTCCAAACAACTCTAGTTAGCAAGCTGATGAAAAGTGCAGATGGTACTAAATTGAGAGGAATGGTGAAATcccaagaagacagaaaaataatagaaaggGCTAGAGGCATTTGCAAATTGGGCAGAAAGTAGCTAATTCTGAAATACAAATGCAAGCAAAATTATCTGgggaaaatattcaaaaatgcaTCTTATTCTCATTGCAACTTGTCTTCCAAAGGGCCTGTGTTATATGATTTTGCTCTAAATTGGAGAAAGAAGCACAATGGGGGAAAAGAAGGCAATTGTCCTTCTCTATAAGCTGCAGGTGACCGGGTCTGAAATTGTTCCAAGATTATCACTTGGTCAGAATGGTGGTTAAAAGCATGTTTGCGGAACAAtccaaaatgcaaaagaaagtaaaatgaaaaggaGTTAAGCTGGAACAGTTTGGCTAAGCAATTAGGAATATGAAGGCAGGAGGAGCAGCGAttcaatggaaatattttggttgGCAGAACAAGTGGTAACTAAAAGTAAGTACGTCTGTAGAATATAACCTAGTCTGTTGAGCAGAGCTAATTAATCTAGCAGAAGACCATTCCAGTGCAGCTATATTTGCCTTTAGCACCTGATCTACTTTGTTCAGAAATAAATCAGGTCTCTCTGCACAACCGTGTTTTGCACAGCACAGAAAATGCCTTcagaaattaaagatgaaaaTACTGAGAGTAATTTGAGACGGAAAGACATC is a window from the Struthio camelus isolate bStrCam1 chromosome 6, bStrCam1.hap1, whole genome shotgun sequence genome containing:
- the GCG gene encoding pro-glucagon, yielding MKMKTVYFVAGLLLMIVQGSWQNPLQDTEEKSRSYKASQSEPLDESRQLNEVKRHSQGTFTSDYSKYLDTRRAQDFVQWLMSTKRNGQQGQEDKENDEFPDQLSSNGISKRHAEFERHAEGTYTSDITSYLEGQAAKEFIAWLVNGRGRRDFPEKALVAEEMGRRHADGTFTSDINKILDDMAAKEFLKWLINTKVTQRDLSGEYQ